In Anseongella ginsenosidimutans, one genomic interval encodes:
- a CDS encoding glycoside hydrolase family 9 protein: MKKSGHLFSLFFFSFFFLLVAAAAGNLAAPENNSDAPDAARGNLDAPENNSEAADSAAESSWIRVNQMGYLPESIKTAVLLRKEKDFPLKKFELRDALTNEVVYQSGEAASFGEYAAFSNSFRLDFSEFKTPGAYYITAEKLRSPVFRIAHDAYQGAADFLLKYMRQQRCGYNPYLKDSCHVQDGYIIYHPTLDSTHINVTGGWHDASDYLQYVATSANAVFQMLLAYEHYPAAFGDAYNASGEPGKNGIPDILDEAKWGLDWLVRMNPAPGMMFNQIADDRDHGGFRLPTEDTISYGKGLKRPVYFVNGKPQGLYKYQNRTTGVASTAGKYASAFALGAMLLEKHYPEFSQLIDKKAVEAYEFGLSDTGACQTAPCRAPYFYEEDNWTDDMELAAAQLFRLTGKKEYLQQAAAFGRKEPKTPWMGADTARHYQWYPFFNAGHYFLAAQKNSPEISDTFRNYYRDGLEAVLRRGEDNPFLNGIPFIWCSNNLTTALLSQSALYRKASGDTAFLHMEASLRDWLFGSNPWGTSMIVGLPGNGDTPVDPHSAFTALHNFPIDGGLVDGPVYGSIFASLKGIHLAGGDEYAPFQSRLVVYHDDYGDYSTNEPTMDGTACLTYYLAALGSKGLEKTPLKNTQRTLGAVTRMDSTQKNIYLIFSAHDFNEGGTAIRESLAENDVPASFFFTGEFYNSRQNRRLIRGLKDDGHYLGPHSGAHLLYAPGINATPPSSPGKGSGKTSAKITAQWQNSALKSQRRLIFCLPMNGITRKLPGGQRKPASGSSIIRPEPVPHGTIPGRSWEKNIPAARPYSMTFWKQSAAPASTGISCSYTWERIRGGKTNFTQSWMSLFSS, translated from the coding sequence ATGAAAAAGTCAGGGCACTTGTTTTCGCTTTTCTTTTTTTCGTTCTTTTTCCTTCTTGTCGCCGCGGCGGCGGGGAATTTGGCAGCGCCGGAGAATAACAGCGACGCGCCGGATGCGGCACGGGGAAACCTGGATGCGCCGGAGAATAACAGCGAGGCGGCGGATTCGGCCGCGGAGAGTAGCTGGATACGGGTGAACCAGATGGGATATTTGCCTGAAAGCATTAAAACGGCCGTCTTACTTCGCAAGGAAAAAGATTTCCCGCTGAAGAAGTTTGAGCTGCGGGATGCGCTCACCAACGAGGTGGTGTACCAGTCCGGGGAAGCAGCCTCTTTCGGAGAATATGCCGCCTTCAGCAATTCATTCCGGCTTGATTTTTCGGAATTCAAGACACCGGGAGCCTATTATATTACGGCGGAAAAGCTGCGGTCGCCGGTTTTCAGGATCGCCCATGATGCCTATCAGGGTGCGGCTGACTTCCTGCTGAAATACATGCGGCAGCAGCGCTGCGGGTACAATCCTTACCTAAAGGACTCCTGCCATGTGCAGGATGGTTATATTATCTATCACCCAACGCTTGATTCAACCCATATAAACGTTACCGGGGGCTGGCACGATGCCTCGGACTACCTGCAATACGTCGCCACTTCGGCCAATGCCGTCTTCCAGATGCTGCTGGCCTACGAGCATTATCCCGCCGCCTTCGGGGATGCTTACAATGCTTCCGGCGAGCCTGGCAAAAACGGCATACCCGATATCCTGGACGAAGCAAAATGGGGACTGGACTGGCTCGTACGCATGAACCCGGCTCCCGGCATGATGTTCAACCAGATCGCGGATGACCGGGACCACGGCGGCTTCCGGCTTCCAACCGAAGACACGATCTCTTATGGGAAGGGGCTTAAGCGGCCGGTCTATTTCGTGAACGGGAAGCCACAGGGTCTGTATAAATACCAGAACCGTACCACCGGCGTCGCTTCCACCGCCGGTAAATATGCCTCCGCATTTGCGCTGGGAGCCATGTTGCTGGAAAAGCATTACCCGGAATTCAGCCAGCTGATCGACAAAAAGGCCGTTGAAGCCTATGAATTCGGCCTGAGTGATACCGGCGCCTGCCAAACGGCTCCCTGCAGAGCCCCCTATTTTTACGAAGAAGATAACTGGACCGACGATATGGAACTCGCCGCGGCACAGCTGTTCCGGCTCACCGGGAAAAAAGAATATCTGCAGCAGGCCGCGGCCTTCGGCCGGAAGGAACCCAAAACTCCCTGGATGGGAGCAGACACCGCCAGGCATTATCAATGGTACCCATTTTTCAATGCCGGACATTACTTCCTGGCTGCCCAGAAAAACTCCCCGGAAATATCGGATACCTTCCGTAATTATTACCGGGACGGACTGGAAGCAGTACTGCGCCGCGGGGAAGACAATCCCTTTCTGAACGGAATCCCCTTTATCTGGTGTTCCAATAACCTTACCACCGCCCTGCTGAGCCAGTCGGCCCTGTACAGGAAAGCGAGCGGCGATACGGCTTTTCTACACATGGAAGCTTCCCTGCGCGATTGGCTTTTCGGATCCAATCCCTGGGGAACCAGCATGATCGTCGGCCTTCCCGGGAACGGCGACACACCCGTTGACCCCCATTCGGCCTTTACGGCCCTGCATAATTTCCCCATTGACGGCGGGCTGGTAGACGGACCTGTTTACGGCAGCATTTTCGCAAGCCTGAAAGGCATCCACCTGGCCGGCGGAGACGAGTACGCTCCCTTCCAGTCCCGGCTCGTGGTCTACCATGACGACTACGGTGATTATTCCACCAATGAACCCACCATGGACGGAACGGCCTGCCTCACCTATTACCTGGCTGCCCTCGGATCAAAAGGGCTTGAAAAAACGCCCCTGAAAAATACGCAAAGGACGCTCGGGGCCGTCACACGAATGGACAGCACGCAAAAGAACATCTACCTGATCTTTTCCGCTCATGACTTCAACGAAGGCGGAACCGCTATCCGGGAAAGCCTCGCTGAAAACGATGTGCCTGCTTCCTTCTTCTTTACCGGCGAATTTTACAACAGCAGGCAAAACCGCCGGCTGATCCGCGGATTAAAGGATGACGGCCATTACCTGGGGCCGCATTCCGGCGCACATCTCCTGTATGCCCCTGGGATCAACGCGACTCCACCCTCATCACCCGGGAAAGGTTCCGGGAAGACCTCCGCGAAAATTACCGCGCAATGGCAAAATTCGGCATTGAAAAGTCAGCGGCGCCTTATTTTCTGCCTCCCTATGAATGGTATAACAAGGAAATTGCCCGGTGGACAAAGGAAGCCGGCCTCCGGCTCGTCAATTATACGCCCGGAACCGGTACCGCACGGGACTATACCTGGCCGGAGCTGGGAGAAAAATATACCGGCAGCCAGGCCATACTCAATGACCTTCTGGAAACAGAGCGCCGCTCCGGCCTCAACGGGCATATCCTGCTCGTACACCTGGGAACGGATCCGCGGCGGGAAGACAAATTTTACTCAAAGCTGGATGAGCTTATTCAGCAGTTAA
- the dtd gene encoding D-aminoacyl-tRNA deacylase produces MRTIIQRVTQASVEIADQVKGSIGPGLLVLLGIEEGDSEEDAAWLAAKIVNMRIFGDADGLMNLSVQAVNGDILLVSQFTLHAQIKKGNRPSFIRAARPEKAIPLYERFIALLETQLGKKVQTGEFGAYMKVNLLNDGPVTIFIDTKNKE; encoded by the coding sequence ATGCGCACGATCATTCAAAGAGTTACGCAGGCTTCAGTAGAAATAGCAGACCAGGTAAAGGGAAGCATCGGCCCCGGCCTCCTGGTATTGCTGGGGATCGAAGAAGGTGATTCGGAGGAAGATGCGGCATGGCTGGCTGCAAAGATCGTGAACATGCGGATCTTCGGCGACGCCGATGGCCTGATGAACCTCAGCGTGCAAGCCGTTAATGGCGACATACTCCTGGTAAGCCAGTTTACTCTCCACGCCCAGATCAAAAAAGGCAACCGGCCCTCTTTTATCCGCGCCGCGCGCCCGGAAAAGGCCATCCCCTTATATGAAAGGTTCATCGCCTTACTGGAAACCCAGCTTGGCAAAAAGGTCCAAACCGGCGAGTTTGGCGCTTATATGAAAGTAAACTTGCTTAACGACGGGCCGGTTACTATTTTTATTGATACAAAGAACAAAGAGTGA
- the rsgA gene encoding ribosome small subunit-dependent GTPase A, with protein sequence MQGIVTKSTGSWYILRDEAGNFHECRIKGKFRIRGISTTNPLAVGDRVEFDPGTGAIEQLYERRNYIIRRATNLSKQAHIIAANIDQALLIVTLARPRTSMGFIDRFLVTAEAYSIPAVLVFNKIDIYTAEGKELLTEIKDIYTSIGYPCLEVSALENINLDDLRKTLLIKTSLFAGHSGAGKSTLINKLIPDLDLKTASISDFSGKGIHTTTFAEMFALPGESGGTAAGYLIDTPGIREFGIFDIKREEISHYFVEMRERFNQCKFDNCRHINEPGCAIIRAVENGEIALSRYESYLSMYEGFDNRA encoded by the coding sequence TTGCAGGGAATCGTTACCAAATCCACGGGAAGCTGGTACATCCTCAGGGATGAGGCAGGTAATTTTCATGAATGCCGCATCAAGGGAAAATTCCGGATCAGGGGAATTTCCACCACCAACCCACTTGCCGTCGGAGACCGGGTGGAATTTGACCCCGGAACCGGGGCAATTGAACAGCTTTACGAGCGCAGGAACTACATAATACGGCGGGCCACCAATCTTTCAAAGCAGGCGCATATAATTGCAGCCAATATAGATCAGGCCTTGCTGATCGTGACCCTTGCCCGGCCAAGGACCTCCATGGGCTTTATTGACCGTTTCCTGGTAACGGCTGAAGCCTACAGCATTCCCGCGGTACTAGTATTCAATAAAATAGACATTTACACCGCCGAAGGAAAGGAGCTGCTAACAGAAATAAAAGATATATATACCTCCATCGGCTATCCCTGCCTGGAAGTTTCCGCGCTGGAAAACATCAACCTGGATGATCTCAGAAAAACCCTTTTAATTAAAACCAGCTTGTTCGCCGGGCATTCCGGGGCCGGCAAATCCACGCTCATCAACAAGCTTATTCCTGATCTTGATCTTAAAACCGCATCCATTTCCGACTTTTCCGGGAAAGGTATCCATACCACCACCTTTGCAGAAATGTTCGCGCTTCCAGGCGAAAGCGGCGGTACAGCGGCGGGATACCTGATCGACACTCCCGGGATCCGGGAATTTGGTATTTTCGACATAAAACGGGAAGAGATCTCTCATTACTTCGTGGAAATGCGGGAACGTTTTAACCAGTGCAAATTCGATAACTGCCGGCATATCAACGAACCCGGATGCGCCATTATCCGGGCTGTTGAAAACGGCGAGATCGCGCTCAGCCGCTACGAAAGTTACCTGAGCATGTACGAAGGCTTCGATAACCGCGCCTGA
- the metF gene encoding methylenetetrahydrofolate reductase [NAD(P)H], with amino-acid sequence MKVTDHLKNAKKTLFTIEILPPVKGKSIQSIYDAIDPLMEFKPAFIDVTYLREEFIYKKRENGLLEKVAYRKRPSTISICAAIMNKYKVDAVPHLICGGFSKEDTENALIDLNFLGIENVLALRGDGDKVTGEFVPEPKGHAYGCELVEQIVCMNKGKYLDDELLNAHPSDFCIGVAGYPEKHFEAPNLKTDLRYLKQKVDKGADYIVTQMFFDNKKYFEFVKACRDFGINVPIIPGLKPITTLKQLSTLPKVFYIDIPEELSEEVINCKTNADVCQVGTEWMIAQCKELIDYGVPCLHFYTMGRSEPTRQIAEALF; translated from the coding sequence ATGAAAGTAACTGACCACCTGAAGAATGCGAAGAAGACGCTGTTCACGATAGAAATTCTGCCGCCTGTTAAAGGGAAGAGCATTCAATCCATCTATGACGCCATTGATCCTTTGATGGAATTCAAACCTGCTTTTATCGATGTTACCTATCTCCGTGAAGAATTTATTTATAAGAAGCGGGAAAACGGTCTGCTGGAAAAGGTAGCCTATCGGAAAAGGCCCAGCACGATCAGTATCTGTGCCGCGATTATGAACAAATATAAGGTCGATGCGGTACCGCACCTGATCTGCGGCGGATTTTCAAAGGAGGATACGGAAAACGCTCTTATTGATCTCAATTTCCTCGGTATCGAAAACGTATTAGCCTTGCGGGGCGACGGAGATAAAGTAACCGGGGAATTCGTTCCCGAACCCAAAGGGCACGCCTACGGATGCGAATTGGTTGAGCAGATTGTCTGTATGAACAAAGGAAAATACCTTGATGACGAGCTGTTAAATGCACATCCTTCGGATTTCTGCATAGGGGTCGCGGGGTATCCGGAAAAACATTTTGAGGCTCCCAACTTAAAAACCGATCTAAGATACCTGAAGCAAAAGGTAGATAAAGGCGCCGATTACATTGTCACTCAAATGTTTTTCGACAACAAGAAATACTTCGAATTTGTAAAAGCTTGCCGGGATTTTGGCATTAATGTGCCAATCATTCCGGGATTAAAGCCCATTACCACCCTTAAACAACTAAGCACCCTGCCCAAGGTCTTTTATATTGATATTCCCGAAGAGCTGAGTGAAGAAGTGATTAATTGCAAGACTAATGCGGACGTCTGTCAGGTGGGAACGGAATGGATGATCGCGCAATGTAAGGAATTGATTGACTACGGCGTTCCGTGTCTTCACTTTTACACAATGGGCCGGTCGGAGCCTACCCGGCAAATAGCGGAGGCACTATTTTAA
- the metH gene encoding methionine synthase translates to MSIEEILRQRIVVLDGAMGTMIQRYKLSEEDFRGERFHDHPKEVKGNNDLLSLTRPDIIKDIHKAYLDAGADIIETNTFSSNTISMADYSMESLSYELNFESARIAREAAAEFTRLNPDKPRFVAGAVGPTNRTLSLSPDVNDPGYRAITWEQLYQAYSEQISGLIDGGADIILIETVFDTLNCKVALYAANELFAEKGKKLPLMVSGTITDASGRTLSGQTVEAFLNSVSHADLLCIGLNCALGAKEMRPYVEELANKSTAFVHAYPNAGLPNEFGEYDETPNQMAAVLKDFIAHRFVNMVGGCCGTTPDHIREIAALVEGVPPRELPVVEPHLRLSGLEALTVTPESNFVNIGERTNVTGSPKFSKLILSGDYESALAIARQQVEGGAQIIDVNMDEGMLDGVEAMTKFLNLLSAEPDIAKLPIMVDSSKWDIIEAGLRCLQGKAVVNSISLKEGEEKFIEQAKKVRLYGAAVVVMAFDEQGQADNFERRKEICKRSYDILTQEVGFPPQDIIFDPNILTVATGLEEHNNYAVDFIKATRWIKENLPLAKVSGGVSNLSFSFRGNNHVREAIHSAFLYHAIKAGLDMGIVNAGMIEVYDEIPKDLLEMVEDVILNRREDATERLITYAESVKSAGKTLVKDDAWRTGTVEERLAHSLVKGIIDYLDEDVEEARQKYPKPLEVIEGPLMDGMNIVGDLFGSGKMFLPQVVKSARVMKKAVAYLLPFIEKEKAAQPGSSSSAGKILMATVKGDVHDIGKNIVGVVLACNNFEVIDLGVMVPAQKILQTAREEKVDMIGLSGLITPSLDEMMHVAREMEREGFDIPLLIGGATTSRIHTSVKISPGYSGPTVHVLDASRSVNVASNLMNTETRGEYIRKIAEEYRKAREQHLSKRSIKTYVSLQHAREHRTPIDWAATAITRPRFLGVKVFKDMNLSELENFIDWTPFFQTWQLHGKFPDIFQDKLVGTEAAKLFEDGQALLKRVIREKMLTASGVIGFWPANSVGDDIELYTDESRSEVLATIHTLRQQGEKAKGLPYHALSDFIAPKETGIADYWGGFAVTSGIGIEQHLEDFRKNMDDFNSILLKSLADRLAEAFAECMHEKVRKEYWGYAQGEHLSNEELISEKYAGIRPAPGYPACPDHTEKRTLFNLLQAEKNAGIELTDSYAMYPASAVSGFYFSHPASKYFGLGKIEKDQIEEYATRKGMGVEEVERWLAPNLAYEPASRV, encoded by the coding sequence ATGAGCATAGAAGAGATTCTCAGACAGCGGATCGTGGTGCTGGACGGCGCAATGGGCACCATGATACAGCGTTACAAGCTTTCCGAAGAAGACTTCCGGGGAGAACGCTTTCACGACCATCCGAAAGAGGTGAAGGGCAACAATGACCTGCTGTCCCTGACCCGGCCGGATATTATCAAAGATATTCACAAGGCCTACCTGGATGCCGGGGCGGATATTATTGAAACCAATACCTTCAGCTCCAACACTATTTCCATGGCCGACTACAGCATGGAAAGCCTGAGTTACGAGCTGAATTTTGAATCGGCGCGCATTGCCCGGGAAGCGGCGGCAGAATTCACCCGCCTGAACCCGGACAAGCCGCGTTTTGTAGCGGGGGCCGTAGGCCCGACCAACCGCACGCTTTCGCTTTCACCAGACGTGAACGACCCGGGCTACCGTGCCATTACCTGGGAGCAATTGTACCAGGCCTATTCCGAACAGATCTCAGGACTGATTGACGGCGGGGCGGATATAATTTTGATTGAAACCGTATTTGATACGTTGAATTGCAAGGTAGCCCTCTATGCCGCTAACGAATTATTCGCTGAAAAAGGGAAAAAGCTGCCGCTCATGGTATCCGGCACCATTACCGATGCCAGCGGACGTACCCTTTCGGGGCAAACCGTAGAGGCCTTCCTGAATTCCGTCTCCCATGCGGACCTGCTTTGCATCGGGCTGAACTGCGCGCTGGGCGCAAAGGAAATGCGGCCCTATGTGGAAGAACTGGCCAATAAGTCCACAGCATTCGTCCATGCCTATCCTAATGCCGGCCTTCCGAACGAATTCGGCGAGTACGATGAAACGCCTAACCAGATGGCTGCCGTGCTGAAAGATTTTATTGCCCACCGGTTTGTAAATATGGTGGGAGGCTGCTGCGGCACAACCCCTGATCATATCCGGGAAATAGCCGCGCTGGTGGAAGGCGTTCCACCAAGGGAGCTGCCGGTTGTTGAGCCGCACCTGCGCCTGAGCGGACTGGAAGCCCTTACGGTAACCCCCGAATCCAATTTTGTGAATATCGGGGAACGAACCAATGTGACCGGGTCCCCGAAGTTTTCAAAACTCATCCTTTCCGGGGATTATGAAAGCGCACTGGCTATCGCGCGCCAGCAGGTGGAAGGCGGCGCCCAGATCATAGATGTGAACATGGATGAAGGCATGCTGGACGGCGTGGAAGCCATGACTAAATTCCTGAACCTGCTTTCGGCGGAGCCCGATATCGCCAAGCTGCCCATTATGGTGGATTCCTCCAAATGGGACATTATAGAGGCCGGCCTGCGCTGCCTGCAGGGCAAAGCCGTGGTCAATTCCATTTCCCTGAAAGAAGGAGAAGAAAAATTCATTGAACAGGCAAAGAAAGTACGCCTTTACGGGGCCGCCGTAGTAGTAATGGCCTTTGACGAGCAGGGCCAGGCCGATAATTTCGAACGCCGGAAAGAGATCTGCAAACGCTCCTACGATATCCTTACCCAGGAAGTGGGCTTCCCTCCACAGGATATTATCTTCGACCCTAACATACTCACGGTCGCCACCGGCCTGGAAGAGCATAATAACTATGCGGTAGACTTCATTAAAGCCACCCGCTGGATCAAGGAAAACCTGCCACTGGCCAAAGTAAGCGGGGGCGTGAGCAATCTATCCTTTTCTTTCCGCGGTAATAACCATGTCCGGGAAGCCATTCATTCAGCCTTTCTGTATCATGCCATTAAAGCGGGCCTGGATATGGGCATTGTGAATGCCGGCATGATAGAAGTGTACGATGAAATACCCAAAGATCTGCTGGAAATGGTGGAAGACGTGATCCTGAACCGCCGGGAAGACGCTACCGAACGACTCATTACCTATGCCGAATCGGTAAAATCCGCCGGCAAGACCCTGGTAAAGGATGACGCATGGAGAACAGGCACCGTGGAAGAGCGGCTGGCTCATTCCCTGGTAAAAGGCATCATCGACTACCTGGACGAAGATGTGGAAGAAGCCCGGCAAAAATACCCTAAACCCCTGGAAGTGATCGAAGGACCGCTGATGGACGGGATGAACATCGTAGGGGATCTTTTCGGTTCCGGAAAAATGTTCCTGCCGCAAGTGGTAAAAAGCGCGCGTGTGATGAAAAAGGCAGTAGCTTATCTCCTGCCCTTCATTGAAAAAGAAAAAGCGGCGCAGCCTGGCAGCAGCTCATCGGCCGGAAAAATACTCATGGCCACCGTCAAAGGGGATGTTCACGATATCGGAAAAAACATCGTAGGCGTGGTTCTTGCCTGTAATAATTTTGAAGTAATTGACCTCGGGGTCATGGTTCCCGCCCAAAAGATACTGCAAACCGCCCGGGAAGAAAAAGTGGATATGATCGGGCTCAGCGGGCTCATTACTCCTTCCCTGGATGAAATGATGCACGTAGCCAGGGAAATGGAACGGGAAGGCTTTGATATACCCCTGCTGATCGGAGGAGCCACAACCTCCCGTATCCACACCTCCGTGAAAATAAGCCCGGGCTATTCAGGGCCTACGGTACATGTCCTGGATGCCTCTCGAAGCGTGAACGTTGCCAGCAACCTGATGAATACCGAAACGCGCGGCGAATATATACGCAAAATAGCCGAAGAATACCGCAAGGCCCGGGAACAGCACCTCAGCAAGCGCAGCATCAAAACCTACGTGAGCCTGCAGCATGCCCGGGAGCATCGCACCCCCATTGACTGGGCGGCGACAGCCATTACCCGGCCCCGGTTCCTGGGAGTGAAGGTATTTAAAGACATGAATCTTTCGGAGCTGGAGAATTTCATCGACTGGACCCCCTTTTTCCAGACCTGGCAGCTGCACGGAAAGTTCCCGGACATCTTTCAGGACAAATTAGTGGGCACCGAAGCGGCAAAACTTTTCGAGGACGGCCAGGCCCTGCTCAAACGGGTCATCCGGGAAAAGATGCTTACCGCCAGCGGAGTGATCGGATTCTGGCCGGCCAACAGCGTGGGAGACGACATTGAACTGTACACGGACGAAAGCCGGAGCGAAGTCCTGGCTACCATTCATACACTACGCCAGCAGGGCGAAAAGGCAAAGGGGCTTCCTTACCACGCCCTGTCGGACTTCATTGCGCCTAAAGAAACCGGCATTGCCGATTACTGGGGAGGCTTCGCGGTCACTTCCGGCATTGGGATTGAGCAACACCTGGAAGACTTCCGGAAGAATATGGACGATTTTAACAGCATCCTGTTAAAATCCCTGGCTGACCGCCTGGCAGAAGCCTTTGCCGAGTGCATGCATGAAAAGGTACGCAAAGAATACTGGGGCTACGCCCAAGGCGAACACCTCAGCAACGAGGAGCTGATCAGCGAAAAATATGCAGGCATTCGCCCCGCCCCCGGTTATCCCGCCTGTCCGGATCATACCGAGAAACGCACGCTTTTCAACCTGCTTCAGGCCGAAAAGAATGCCGGCATAGAACTAACGGATAGCTATGCCATGTACCCGGCTTCTGCGGTGAGCGGGTTCTATTTCTCCCATCCCGCCTCGAAGTATTTTGGCCTGGGAAAAATAGAAAAAGACCAGATTGAAGAATACGCCACCCGCAAGGGCATGGGGGTGGAAGAAGTTGAACGCTGGCTTGCTCCGAATTTGGCTTATGAACCGGCTTCCAGGGTTTAA
- a CDS encoding PstS family phosphate ABC transporter substrate-binding protein, which produces MKKIQLLFYVSFALAVSACGGNRSSKGLTGEITVDGSSTVYPITEAVAEEFRAVGPDVRVTVGVSGTGGGFKKFGRGETDISNASRPITASEVALCEENGVEFIELPVAYDGLAVVVNPANDFVDYLTVEELKKIWEPAAQGNINRWSQVREGWPDEPINLYGAGVASGTYDYFTEAIVGKAKSSRGDYTASEDDNVLVQGVANDKNGLGYFGLAYYQENAGKLKLVPIEDGNDENGAGPIAPSLETVSNGTYQPLARPEFIYINAESAQREEMKAFVNFYLENAPQLVEEVDYVPLETEAYELAAQKFERGVTGTIFGQGTSIVGVSMIDLLKQQVSADTVSGEKDSISVQ; this is translated from the coding sequence ATGAAGAAGATTCAGTTGCTTTTCTATGTATCTTTTGCCCTGGCCGTGTCGGCTTGCGGGGGAAACCGGTCATCTAAAGGCCTGACAGGAGAGATTACTGTTGACGGTTCCAGTACTGTGTATCCCATTACTGAGGCGGTTGCGGAAGAATTCCGGGCAGTAGGCCCTGATGTGCGGGTGACGGTAGGTGTTTCCGGGACAGGCGGTGGTTTCAAGAAATTTGGTCGGGGGGAGACAGATATTAGCAATGCTTCCAGGCCCATCACTGCCAGCGAAGTGGCGCTTTGCGAGGAAAACGGGGTGGAATTTATCGAATTGCCGGTAGCTTATGATGGTCTTGCGGTGGTAGTTAATCCGGCAAATGACTTTGTGGATTACCTGACTGTGGAAGAACTCAAAAAAATATGGGAACCTGCTGCGCAGGGTAATATCAACAGGTGGAGCCAGGTACGCGAAGGCTGGCCGGACGAACCTATCAACCTGTACGGGGCGGGAGTAGCTTCAGGGACGTATGATTATTTTACGGAAGCGATCGTCGGGAAAGCGAAGTCTTCAAGAGGTGATTACACGGCCAGCGAAGATGATAACGTGCTTGTGCAGGGAGTAGCGAATGATAAAAACGGGCTTGGCTATTTTGGACTGGCTTATTATCAGGAAAATGCCGGAAAGCTCAAGCTGGTGCCAATTGAGGATGGAAATGATGAAAACGGAGCCGGGCCCATTGCGCCTTCGCTGGAAACGGTGAGCAATGGTACCTATCAGCCGCTGGCACGTCCGGAGTTTATTTATATTAACGCTGAATCGGCACAGCGGGAAGAAATGAAAGCTTTTGTGAATTTTTACCTGGAGAATGCGCCGCAACTGGTGGAAGAAGTTGATTATGTCCCCCTGGAGACGGAGGCCTACGAACTGGCCGCTCAAAAATTTGAGCGCGGTGTAACGGGTACCATTTTCGGGCAAGGTACTTCCATTGTTGGAGTGAGCATGATTGACTTGCTGAAGCAACAGGTTTCCGCGGATACGGTTTCCGGGGAAAAGGACAGCATTTCAGTGCAGTAA
- the pstC gene encoding phosphate ABC transporter permease subunit PstC, translated as MRIREKIIEWLLFLCSAVTVLTTFGILFVLLSESVKFFSEISIIEFLTDKEWTPLFADKQFGIMPLVSGTLLTTFIAILVALPLGLTIAVYLNEYASRRFTEVVKPILEILASVPTVVYGFFALLFVTPLLQQLFPTMSGFNALSAGLVMGVMILPYVSSLSEDALRAVPQSLREAAYGMGSTRFQTAFRVMIPAASSGIIVSIILAISRAIGETMIVAIAAGQEPKLTLNPLQSVETITTYIVQVSMGDVPRDSLEYRTIFAAGITLFVFTFALNNVSVWIRKKYQQKYE; from the coding sequence ATGCGGATCCGCGAAAAGATCATTGAATGGCTTCTGTTTTTATGCAGTGCGGTTACTGTATTGACTACCTTTGGAATACTTTTCGTCCTGCTTTCGGAATCTGTTAAGTTCTTCAGTGAGATCTCCATTATTGAATTTCTGACGGATAAGGAGTGGACGCCGCTGTTTGCGGACAAGCAGTTCGGTATTATGCCCCTGGTTTCCGGAACCCTGTTGACCACTTTCATTGCTATTCTCGTTGCCCTGCCGCTGGGCCTTACGATTGCGGTATACCTGAATGAGTACGCCAGCCGTCGTTTTACGGAGGTGGTTAAACCAATACTGGAAATACTGGCTTCCGTACCTACGGTGGTCTATGGCTTTTTTGCCCTGCTCTTTGTGACTCCCTTGCTGCAGCAATTGTTTCCGACCATGTCAGGTTTTAATGCTTTATCAGCGGGCCTGGTCATGGGGGTCATGATCCTGCCTTATGTCTCTTCCCTTAGTGAAGATGCCCTGAGGGCGGTTCCCCAGTCCCTGCGGGAAGCAGCCTACGGAATGGGGTCTACCAGGTTCCAGACTGCTTTCAGGGTGATGATCCCAGCTGCTTCCTCGGGAATTATCGTTTCTATTATCCTGGCGATATCCAGGGCAATAGGAGAAACGATGATCGTGGCTATTGCGGCGGGCCAGGAGCCTAAGCTGACGTTAAACCCCCTGCAGTCGGTGGAAACCATTACCACCTATATTGTGCAGGTGAGCATGGGCGACGTGCCGCGGGATTCTCTTGAATACCGGACGATTTTTGCAGCGGGTATTACCCTCTTCGTTTTTACGTTCGCTCTTAATAATGTCAGCGTCTGGATCAGGAAAAAATACCAGCAGAAATATGAATAG